The Hypanus sabinus isolate sHypSab1 chromosome X1, sHypSab1.hap1, whole genome shotgun sequence genome window below encodes:
- the dnajc7 gene encoding dnaJ homolog subfamily C member 7, translating into MATGDCDVAMVSESDVMSEAEAERRAESFKEIGNEFYGKKDYNEAYNHYTKAIDTCPKNASYYGNRAATLMMMGKVREALEDAQQAVRLDDTFVKGHLREGKCHLSLGNAMAARRCFCKVLELESDNIQALTELKNADAVLEYERIAEIDFGKRDFRKVVYCMDRALEFAPVCHRFKILKAECLALLGRYPDAQSVASDILRMDSTNADALYVRGLCLYYEDCIEKAVQFFVQALRMAPDHVKARLACRNAKALRAKKEEGNRAFKEGSFDKAFELYTEALKIDPNNIKTNAKLYCNRGTVGSKLNKMQQAIEDCTNAIKLDDTYIKAYMRRAQCYMDTEQYEEAVRDYEKIYQTEKTKEHKQLLKNAQLELKKSKRKDYYKILGVDKTASEDEIKKAYRKRALMHHPDRHSGASPEVQKEEEKKFKEVGEAFSILSDPKKKARYDSGQDLDDDGMNSGDFDANNIFKAFFGSPGGFSFEASGPGNFFFQFG; encoded by the exons aAGAGCCGAATCGTTTAAAGAAATAGGAAATGAATTTTATGgaaagaaagactacaatgaagCATACAATCATTACACAAAAGCAATAG ATACCTGCCCTAAAAATGCCAGTTACTATGGCAATCGAGCAGCTACTCTTATGATGATGGGTAAAGTCCGGGAGGCCCTTGAAGATGCACAGCAAGCTGTGAGGTTGGATGATACTTTTGTGAAG GGTCACCTGCGAGAGGGGAAATGTCATCTTTCCTTAGGGAATGCAATGGCCGCTCGCCGGTGTTTTTGTAAAGTTCTGGAACTTGAAAGTGACAACATTCAGGCACTCACTGAG TTGAAGAATGCAGACGCAGTATTGGAGTATGAAAGAATAGCTGAAATTGACTTTGGGAAAAGAGATTTCAGAAAG gttgtatattgtatggaTCGTGCCCTTGAGTTTGCTCCTGTCTGTCACCGCTTCAAAATCCTTAAAGCTGAATGTTTGGCATTACTTGGTCGCTACCCTGATGCTCAATCAGTGGCAAG tgaTATTTTGCGGATGGATTCAACTAATGCAGATGCTTTGTACGTGAGGGGACTTTGCCTTTACTATGAGGACTGTATTGAAaaagctgtgcaattttttgtccAGGCTTTAAGAATGGCACCTGATCATGTAAAGGCTCGACTTGCATGCAGG AATGCTAAAGCATTGCGAGCAAAGAAGGAAGAAGGGAACAGGGCTTTTAAAGAAGGATCATTTGACAAGGCATTTGAACTTTACACAGAAGCTCTGAAAATTGATCCAAATAACATCAAAACTAATGCTAAATTGTACTGTAATCGGGGCACAGTAGGCTCCAAG CTCAATAAGATGCAGCAAGCAATAGAAGACTGCACAAATGCAATAAAACTTGATGACACGTATATCAAGGCTTACATGAGACGGGCACAGTG ttatatggATACAGAACAATATGAAGAGGCTGTAAGAGATTATGAGAAAATATACCAAACGGAAAAAACAAAAG AACATAAGCAGCTTCTTAAGAATGCTCAGCTTGAATTGAAAAAGAGCAAACGAAAAGATTATTACAAAATTCTTGGTGTTGACAAAACTGCTTCAGAAGATGAAATTAAGAAAGCCTATAGGAAGAGAGCACTAATGCATCACCCAG ATAGGCACAGTGGTGCCAGTCCAGAGGTAcagaaagaagaagaaaagaaattcaAAGAAGTAGGAGAAGCATTTAGTATTCTGTCAGACCCAAAAAAGAAAGCACGTTATGACAGCGGCCAGGATTTGGATGATGACGGCATGAACTCTGGTG ATTTTGATGCTAATAATATTTTCAAGGCATTTTTCGGTAGCCCAGGTGGCTTTAGTTTTGAAG cATCTGGTCCTGGGAATTTTTTCTTCCAGTTTGGCTAA